In the Quercus lobata isolate SW786 chromosome 5, ValleyOak3.0 Primary Assembly, whole genome shotgun sequence genome, one interval contains:
- the LOC115989457 gene encoding uncharacterized protein LOC115989457, with amino-acid sequence MLMVVNLAVGAYLFVRTKKKDEHIKEGATLVSISAAKTAPIAKKTLHSSSVTKPVKLREPIPEDQQRELFKWMLEEKRKIKPKDPEEKKRIDEEKAILKQFIRAKPIPSI; translated from the exons ATGCTCATGGTTGTCAATCTTGCCGTTGGAG CCTACCTCTTTGTGCGGACAAAGAAGAAAGATGAGCACATAAAAGAAGGTGCTACTCTAGTTTCAATCTCCGCTGCTAAAACTGCTCCTATTGCTAAAAAAACCTTACACTCATCATCTGTCACAAAACCTGTGAAGTTGCGGGAACCAATTCCAGAGGATCAGCAGCGTGAACTTTTCAAGTGGATGTTGGAAGAGAAAAGGAAGATCAAACCAAAAGATCCTGAAGAAAAGAAGCGCATTGATGAAGAGAAAGCCATTCTCAAACAGTTTATTCGAGCGAAACCTATCCCTAGTATCTAA
- the LOC115989977 gene encoding receptor-like protein 56: protein MCALKKLEEVDLGRNNFEGILPPCLTNLTSLRLLDISYNRFSGNLSLSPVASWTSLEHIDLSYNLFEGLFSFRLFANHSKLKVIQLFSDNNKLDIEIENPSWDPSFQLKVLLLSNCSLNKPTSNIPKFLFDQHELEVVDISYNKLNGSFPIWLLENNTRLQMLSLRSNSFVGQFHLPSYRSMDLCWLDVSDNNLDGQLQENIGKIIPKLEYLNLSRNYFEGDLPSSIGDMSNLHKLDLSLNNFSGEVPMELVANCTILSTLPVVRLIVCYLDISNNHMSEYAGNLLLRGNNLTGSLPKAVLNSSNLVTLDIRDNSFSGNIPKEIYRFSNLRVLLLSGNQFSGMIPKQLCWLKKISIMDLSRNFFSGTIPYCFYNVAFGKLAASEFVYIYYYGIGGSGFSFPYKSLLNKNHIIEGTSFYIHIPVEIEFLTKYKSNLYQGLILDMMSTLDLSFNKLIGEIPPELGRLSSIFALNLSHNQLNGSTPKTFSNLTQLESLDLSHNNLSEEIPSALTDLTFLAAFTVAYNNLSGKVPDMKKQFSTFGESSYEGNPFLCDAPLRKSCTFIDESPPSPQKSSESVFFILILIGSNDASTWLRINVKYDFNE, encoded by the exons ATGTGTGCATTGAAGAAACTGGAAGAGGTAGATCTTGGTCGTAATAACTTTGAAGGAATCCTTCCTCCATGCTTAACCAATTTGACATCTCTTAGGTTGTTAGATATATCTTACAACCGATTCAGTGGAAACTTGTCTTTGTCTCCTGTAGCCAGCTGGACATCCCTTGAGCACATTGATCTGAGTTATAATCTTTTTGAAGGTTTATTCTCCTTTAGGTTGTTTGCTAATCACTCCAAGCTTAAGGTGATTCAACTTTTTAGTGACAACAACAAGCTCGATATCGAAATTGAAAATCCCAGTTGGGACCCATCATTTCAATTAAAGGTGTTATTACTGTCTAACTGTAGTCTAAACAAGCCCACAAGTAACATTCCTAAGTTTCTCTTCGACCAACATGAATTGGAAGTCGTTGATATATCTTACAATAAGTTGAATGGAAGCTTCCCCATTTGGTTGCTTGAAAACAATACTAGACTACAAATGTTAAGTCTTCGAAGTAACTCTTTTGTGGGTCAATTTCATTTGCCATCATATCGCTCCATGGATCTTTGTTGGTTGGATGTCTCTGACAATAACCTTGATGGGCAACTTCAAGAAAATATCGGAAAGATTATTCCAAAATTAGAATATCTAAATCTATCCCGAAATTATTTTGAAGGTGATCTCCCATCCTCAATTGGTGACATGAGTAATTTACATAAATTGGATTTGTCCTTGAATAATTTTTCTGGAGAGGTACCAATGGAATTGGTTGCCAATTGCACCATCTTGA GTACTCTTCCAGTGGTACGCCTAATAGTTTGTTACCTAGATATTAGCAACAATCACATGTCAG AATATGCGGGGAACCTACTTTTGCGGGGGAACAATCTCACAGGATCACTACCAAAGGCTGTTCTCAATTCATCAAATCTTGTGACATTAGACATTAGAGATAATAGCTTTTCCGGAAACATCCCTAAAGAAATTTACAGATTTTCTAATTTAAGAGTACTTTTGTTGAGTGGCAACCAGTTTAGTGGTATGATTCCAAAGCAGCTCTGTTGGTTAAAGAAGATAAGCATCATGGATCTTTCAAGAAACTTTTTTTCTGGGACAATACCATATTGCTTTTACAACGTAGCATTTGGGAAGCTAGCTGCTAGTGAATTTGTCTACATATACTACTATGGTATTGGGGGCAGTGGTTTTTCCTTCCCATATAAATCTCTTCTAAACAAGAACCACATAATTGAAGGGACAAGTTTTTATATCCATATACCAGTTGAAATTGAGTTTTTGACGAAATATAAGTCTAACTTGTACCAGGGTCTCATCCTTGATATGATGTCTACATTGGATTTGTCATTCAACAAGCTAATAGGTGAAATCCCACCAGAGCTAGGACGGCTATCTTCAATTTTCGCATTGAACTTGTCTCACAATCAATTAAATGGTTCTACTCCAAAAACATTCTCAAATTTGACTCAATTGGAGAGCTTAGACCTTTCTCACAACAATTTGAGTGAAGAAATTCCTTCAGCATTGACTGATCTGACGTTTCTCGCAGCTTTTACTGTGGCTTACAACAACTTATCAGGCAAAGTTCCAGAcatgaaaaaacaattttcaacatTTGGAGAGAGCAGCTATGAAGGAAATCCATTTCTTTGCGATGCACCACTAAGGAAAAGTTGCACCTTTATAGATGAATCACCTCCATCACCACAAAAATCTTCAGAG TCAGTGTTCTTCATATTAATCCTCATTGGCAGCAATGACGCTTCAACTTGGTTGAGGATC AATGTGAAATATGACTtcaatgaataa
- the LOC115989976 gene encoding uncharacterized protein LOC115989976 produces the protein MSDGWTDNRERSITNFLVNSPKGTVFLKSIDTSNISKNAENLFQLLDSLVQEIGEENVVQVVTDSASAYVSAGEKLMEKRRKIFWNPCVAHCIDLMLHDIGDLPVHANTIKKAKKITVFIYRHIWVLDLMRKYTKGRELARQGVTRFATAYLTLKSIYQQKIGLRSMFASEEWTKSPYAKKSDGINVQLIVLSDPKFWPAIKFCLKCVIPLVKVLRLVDGDAKPAMGYIYEAMDRAKEQVRKNFNDVQRRYRPILRIIETRWELQLHRPLHAAAYFLNPKFHYDPNFVANEEVRVGLYEVIERMCPTTLERCRIDLQLEKFDKVEGLFGKEMAILTRTKKQPALWWESYGVHCKELQNLAIHVLSLTCSATGCERNWSTFDHVHTKKRNRLEQQRVNALVFVNYNINLELRQIKREENGDSYDPICLSDMESDDEWITEKEEPCLPEDTSWMDIHECFEVNEEGCSRKRKRGPRNLNAKKKSKEKVIEVEEPEEIVDVGDDEEDVQEDANDEMILQDDEDDNFIDLDYGDDFDDFD, from the exons ATGTCAGATGGATGGACGGATAATAGAGAGAGGTCTATCACAAACTTCCTTGTCAATAGTCCAAAGGGAACAGTTTTTCTTAAATCTATTGACACCTCCAATATTTCCAAGAATGctgaaaatttatttcaattgcTTGATTCTTTGGTGCAAGAAATTGGAGAGGAGAATGTGGTACAAGTAGTGACAGATAGTGCTTCAGCTTATGTTTCAGCTGGtgaaaaattaatggaaaaaagaCGTAAGATCTTTTGGAATCCTTGTGTTGCCCACTGCATTGATTTGATGCTTCATGACATTGGTGATTTGCCTGTGCATGcaaatactataaaaaaagcaaagaagatCACTGTTTTTATTTACCGTCATATTTGGGTGCTTGatttaatgagaaaatatacAAAAGGGAGGGAATTGGCAAGACAAGGTGTCACAAGATTTGCCACTGCCTACTTAACTTTGAAGAGTATATATCAACAAAAGATTGGATTAAGGTCTATGTTTGCATCTGAGGAATGGACTAAGAGTCCCTATGCAAAGAAAAGTGATGGCATTAATGTCCAATTAATTGTCTTGAGTGATCCAAAGTTTTGGCCTGCTATTAAATTTTGCTTGAAATGTGTGATCCCGTTAGTAAAAGTTTTAAGGCTTGTAGATGGTGATGCAAAACCAGCAATGGGCTACATATATGAAGCTATGGATAGAGCAAAAGAGCAAGTCCGGAAAAATTTTAATGATGTGCAAAGGAGATATAGACCTATATTAAGAATTATTGAAACTAGATGGGAGCTTCAACTTCATAGGCCTTTACATGCAGCAGCTTATTTTCTCAATCCTAA GTTTCATTATGATCCCAACTTTGTTGCAAATGAAGAAGTGAGAGTTGGACTTTATGAAGTGATTGAAAGGATGTGTCCTACAACTTTGGAGAGGTGTAGGATTGATCTACAATTGGAGAAATTTGATAAAGTTGAGGGTTTGTTTGGAAAAGAAATGGCTATACTTACAAGAACAAAGAAGCAGCCAG CGTTGTGGTGGGAAAGTTATGGAGTACATTGCAAAGAGCTTCAAAACTTAGCTATACATGTCTTAAGCCTAACTTGTAGTGCAACGGGATGTGAAAGAAATTGGAGTACTTTTGATCATGTacacactaaaaaaagaaatcgTCTTGAGCAACAAAGAGTGAATGCTTTGGTGTTTGTAAACTATAATATTAATTTGGAGTTGAGACaaataaagagagaagagaatggTGACTCATATGATCCAATTTGTCTATCGGATATGGAATCTGATGATGAATGGATTACCGAAAAGGAAGAACCTTGCTTGCCAGAAGATACTTCATGGATGGACATTCATGAATGCTTTGAAGTTAATGAGGAAGGATgtagtagaaaaagaaaaagag gtcCAAGAAATTTGAAtgccaaaaagaaaagtaaagaaaaagttattgaaGTTGAAGAACCAGAAGAGATAGTGGATGTTggagatgatgaagaagatgtaCAAGAAGATGCCAATGATGAAATGATTTTgcaagatgatgaagatgataacTTCATTGACTTGGACTATGGAgatgattttgatgattttgattag